From a single Nostoc edaphicum CCNP1411 genomic region:
- a CDS encoding GNAT family N-acetyltransferase, with protein sequence MEVFLANINHIESISVLFDRYRIFYNQPSNLEAAKKFLKERFQNNDSVIFAANDNGELVGFTQLYPSFSSVSMKRIWILNDLYVEESYRRKGIAKLLMSVAEKYAQESGAIRVILATQISNITAQKLYEARDYIKNEEFYHYALPLQ encoded by the coding sequence ATGGAAGTTTTCTTAGCTAATATTAATCATATTGAAAGTATTTCAGTACTATTTGATCGGTATCGTATTTTTTACAATCAGCCATCAAACCTTGAAGCTGCTAAAAAGTTTCTCAAAGAACGTTTCCAGAATAATGACTCGGTAATATTTGCAGCTAATGACAATGGAGAATTAGTTGGATTTACTCAGCTTTATCCCAGCTTTTCTTCAGTGTCAATGAAACGAATATGGATATTGAACGATTTGTATGTGGAAGAGTCGTATCGCCGCAAGGGAATTGCAAAGTTATTGATGAGTGTTGCGGAAAAATATGCACAAGAAAGTGGAGCCATTCGAGTAATTTTAGCTACTCAAATTTCTAACATAACTGCGCAAAAACTCTATGAAGCGCGAGATTACATTAAGAACGAAGAGTTTTACCATTACGCTTTACCATTGCAGTAG
- a CDS encoding SAM hydrolase/SAM-dependent halogenase family protein has translation MSNRQIDQQPPVTLLSDFGDRDVYVGIMKGVIAQINSRLRVVDLTHQIPPQDVAAARFSLMNAYPYFPVGTVHVAVVDPGVGSKRRAIAVEFAQGFLVGPDNGIFSGVLSQSPAIAAVELTNLNYWRTPQPSKTFHGRDIFASVGANLASGVSLKQLGKEIDPASLVKLDIDKCKQTTNGVAGCIQYIDHFGNLVSNIPESYVQGKTWCVQAAGLNIPGCETYSDVKVGEIIALVGSHGWVEIAINRGNAHSQLQINLQDALQVLFL, from the coding sequence ATGTCTAATAGACAGATAGATCAACAACCACCCGTGACTTTACTAAGCGATTTCGGCGATCGCGATGTTTATGTAGGCATAATGAAGGGAGTCATAGCCCAAATCAACTCCAGACTGAGGGTAGTAGACTTAACACACCAAATTCCGCCGCAAGATGTCGCAGCAGCCAGGTTTAGCCTAATGAATGCTTATCCCTATTTCCCAGTGGGGACAGTGCATGTAGCAGTAGTAGATCCGGGTGTGGGAAGCAAACGACGAGCGATCGCAGTAGAATTTGCTCAAGGGTTTCTCGTAGGCCCAGATAATGGTATATTCAGCGGCGTACTCAGTCAAAGTCCAGCGATCGCAGCCGTCGAACTCACAAATCTTAACTATTGGCGAACTCCTCAACCAAGCAAGACTTTTCACGGTAGGGATATCTTTGCATCAGTGGGAGCTAATCTTGCTAGTGGTGTGTCCCTCAAACAGCTAGGAAAAGAAATTGATCCAGCAAGTTTGGTCAAACTAGATATAGATAAGTGCAAGCAGACAACCAATGGTGTAGCGGGTTGCATTCAATATATTGACCACTTTGGCAACCTAGTCAGCAACATTCCAGAGAGTTACGTCCAAGGCAAAACTTGGTGTGTGCAAGCCGCCGGGTTGAATATACCAGGCTGTGAAACTTACAGTGATGTCAAGGTGGGAGAGATAATAGCTTTAGTTGGCAGTCACGGCTGGGTAGAAATTGCCATTAATCGCGGCAATGCTCACTCACAGTTACAGATTAATTTACAAGATGCTCTACAAGTCTTGTTTTTATAA
- a CDS encoding DUF2301 domain-containing membrane protein, protein MTTQTLSAPEVYQGQFGEFTITQSDRTGVIIYRAGLMVAALSFAIGSALILFNNNPTVFTILTPLYACFSLALGVSLFTIHIYMASLHRTLQVFWAIGTIASVILTISSSEPLALTVYNQPITLFGVGFIFVALTGIYFKEAFCFNRLETKILTPIVPLLLLGHLVGILPTQGESILLGIWATLFLVFALRKTVQEIPADIGDKSVFTYLKEQRLAKV, encoded by the coding sequence ATGACTACACAAACACTCTCAGCACCAGAAGTTTATCAAGGCCAGTTTGGAGAATTTACAATTACTCAGAGCGATCGCACTGGCGTAATTATCTACCGCGCTGGGTTAATGGTAGCAGCACTGAGCTTTGCCATCGGCAGCGCTTTGATTTTATTCAACAATAACCCGACCGTTTTCACCATACTGACACCTCTATATGCTTGTTTTAGTCTCGCCCTTGGTGTAAGTTTATTTACCATTCATATCTACATGGCATCACTGCACCGAACTTTGCAAGTTTTTTGGGCGATCGGTACTATCGCATCAGTGATATTGACAATCTCTAGTAGTGAACCTTTGGCTCTTACTGTTTATAATCAGCCGATTACCTTATTCGGAGTTGGTTTTATCTTCGTTGCTTTGACAGGTATTTATTTTAAAGAGGCTTTTTGCTTCAATCGCCTGGAAACCAAAATATTAACCCCAATAGTACCGCTACTATTATTAGGACATTTGGTGGGAATCTTACCAACTCAAGGAGAAAGTATTTTATTAGGAATTTGGGCGACATTATTTTTAGTGTTTGCTCTGCGAAAGACAGTACAAGAAATTCCTGCGGATATTGGAGATAAGTCTGTATTTACCTACTTAAAAGAACAACGTTTAGCTAAGGTTTAA
- a CDS encoding ElyC/SanA/YdcF family protein: protein MQVKNRRCQKFPKVKLIKRQEMWTLTAQGWAIAIALIAYLIFFTITHVHSFLAVTSPIKSAQALIVEGWLPDYAIEEALAEFQNGSYYQIITTGGTLGKGSYLTGYKNFAEVTAATFIKLGLETEKVVAVPTPFVVKDRSYASAAEFYRWLSNSNLQIESINLFSLDVHTRRSWLIFKKLLNPDIKVGVIAAKTQDYDPEKWWASSAGVRTIIDEAIAYVYARFLDWKA from the coding sequence ATGCAGGTAAAAAATCGTCGGTGTCAAAAATTTCCAAAAGTCAAACTAATCAAACGCCAAGAAATGTGGACACTTACGGCTCAAGGGTGGGCGATTGCGATCGCTTTGATTGCTTATTTAATATTTTTCACTATTACTCATGTACACTCATTTCTCGCCGTAACTTCCCCAATCAAATCGGCACAAGCATTAATTGTTGAAGGATGGCTACCAGATTACGCTATAGAAGAAGCTTTGGCTGAATTTCAAAACGGTTCTTATTATCAAATAATTACTACTGGAGGCACATTAGGAAAAGGAAGTTATCTTACCGGATACAAGAACTTTGCAGAGGTGACAGCCGCCACCTTCATAAAACTTGGTTTAGAAACAGAAAAAGTGGTAGCTGTTCCGACACCTTTCGTGGTTAAGGATCGTAGTTATGCATCGGCTGCTGAATTTTATCGCTGGCTATCCAATTCAAATTTACAGATAGAATCAATTAATCTTTTTTCTTTGGATGTTCATACCCGTAGGAGTTGGCTAATTTTCAAAAAATTACTGAATCCTGATATCAAAGTTGGTGTGATTGCTGCCAAAACGCAAGATTACGATCCAGAGAAATGGTGGGCTTCTAGCGCAGGTGTGCGGACAATTATTGATGAAGCGATCGCTTATGTTTATGCACGCTTTTTGGACTGGAAAGCCTAA
- a CDS encoding alpha/beta hydrolase: MKYFYRLLISLCGCLIFLLLHSGLGLLPSLAAEKVTVRYGLFEQSIPVADIRNYDKTQKASSDLQSFLDYLSAKEKQKFQDALQVKMSLDIVALDKLLNTGMGKQILSFASSAIARRDQASTQALRSALILGSKSPEGLGITSFLEAYPSNQLVVDVSKISRLVGMANSSSSSADAPPKDNVSTSPLGKIALQYQTLAAQDKQFSGCLFGDSISAGLGNTLGSGTFNFGLNGLSTISLLEQLKSLIPTKVKCEKAIIAIGGNDAWYGISDELFSKNLQEAIALVRTMGNKEIFLIPAFYSTVAASSDPTVAAPLSRVEQINVLINQVAETEKVPVAAAGLAPLYENNVLKENLTSDGDHLNAEGLKIYRQALLEILGK, encoded by the coding sequence ATGAAATATTTCTATCGTCTTCTAATAAGCCTATGTGGATGCCTAATATTTTTACTGCTGCATAGTGGACTTGGTTTGTTGCCTAGTTTGGCAGCCGAAAAAGTGACTGTCAGGTACGGATTGTTTGAGCAATCGATCCCGGTGGCAGATATACGCAACTATGACAAGACACAAAAGGCTTCTAGCGATTTGCAATCTTTCCTAGATTACCTAAGCGCTAAGGAGAAACAGAAGTTTCAAGATGCCCTTCAGGTGAAAATGTCTCTTGATATTGTGGCTTTAGATAAGCTGCTCAACACAGGAATGGGCAAGCAAATTTTATCTTTTGCTTCTAGTGCGATCGCTCGTCGCGATCAAGCCAGTACACAAGCACTACGATCTGCGCTGATTTTAGGATCAAAATCACCAGAAGGTCTAGGCATAACCAGCTTTCTAGAAGCTTATCCCAGTAATCAATTAGTTGTTGACGTGTCAAAAATTTCCCGGTTAGTTGGCATGGCAAACTCTTCTTCTAGTTCTGCTGATGCACCACCAAAGGACAATGTAAGTACTTCACCTTTAGGAAAAATTGCACTGCAATATCAGACACTCGCAGCCCAAGATAAACAATTTTCCGGTTGCTTGTTTGGCGATTCTATTTCGGCTGGACTTGGTAATACCCTTGGGAGTGGTACTTTTAATTTTGGGTTAAATGGTCTGAGTACAATCTCTTTATTGGAACAACTGAAAAGTTTAATTCCTACTAAGGTGAAATGCGAAAAAGCTATTATTGCCATAGGTGGAAATGATGCTTGGTATGGAATTAGTGATGAGTTGTTTAGCAAAAATCTCCAAGAGGCGATCGCACTTGTCCGAACAATGGGAAATAAAGAGATTTTTCTCATTCCGGCTTTTTATTCAACAGTTGCAGCAAGCTCAGATCCAACTGTAGCAGCCCCACTTTCTAGAGTTGAACAAATTAATGTTCTGATTAATCAAGTTGCTGAAACAGAAAAAGTGCCAGTTGCAGCAGCAGGACTAGCACCCTTGTATGAAAATAATGTTCTTAAAGAAAATTTGACCAGTGATGGCGACCATCTGAATGCAGAGGGTCTAAAAATTTATCGACAAGCATTATTAGAAATACTGGGTAAGTAA